A section of the Alphaproteobacteria bacterium genome encodes:
- a CDS encoding recombinase family protein yields MKKAVIFTRVSSKEQEEGASIEAQLDTLRKYATKKALNVVKEYEITESSTKGERKEFNEMLDFALSQKEKPIAILVNTVDRLQRSFKETVLLKEPIQKGDIELHFIRENKIIDKESTANDFMIWNFQTMISESYVAQLSENVKRSGKYLREQGVWLSKAPIGYLNKRDDNNKAIVVIDENKAFIIRKLFEEYSKGLYSLEELKPITKELGLKTSNNKDISKSQLHTMIKNPFYYGVMKVKGELYSHIHGAIISKALFDKCQQVLDKQGTYKGKIDNKKVKEEFSPFKGLVRCSCGCLLTPIKKVKPSGKTYIYLTCSHAKGNCIQKPIREEVFLEQINDLFKSFQMPQDVLDGIIESLNQFQNKQEEFSKQAINTLSKEYHSIDGKISKLLDAFSETNSITTDMLDKRILALNTRKNEIEDRIQDYTSADDESKKTLEGLVLLMSKAYSLFNSSEVPKKRAIINYLLWNLHLEHGSLCFSIKKPFNELKDYESFSNGREDRI; encoded by the coding sequence ATGAAAAAGGCTGTAATATTTACAAGAGTGAGTTCTAAAGAACAAGAGGAAGGGGCTTCTATTGAAGCTCAATTAGATACTCTTAGGAAATATGCAACTAAGAAAGCATTGAATGTTGTCAAAGAATATGAAATTACTGAAAGTTCAACAAAAGGCGAAAGAAAAGAATTCAATGAAATGCTTGATTTTGCTTTATCTCAAAAAGAAAAACCTATTGCTATATTAGTTAATACAGTTGATAGGCTTCAACGAAGTTTTAAAGAAACAGTTTTACTTAAAGAGCCAATTCAAAAAGGCGATATAGAGCTTCATTTTATAAGAGAAAACAAAATTATAGATAAAGAATCTACTGCTAATGATTTTATGATTTGGAATTTTCAAACAATGATATCAGAATCTTATGTAGCTCAATTGTCTGAAAATGTTAAAAGGTCAGGAAAGTATCTTAGAGAGCAGGGGGTTTGGTTATCAAAAGCTCCTATAGGTTATCTTAACAAACGAGACGATAACAACAAAGCTATTGTAGTTATAGATGAAAACAAAGCCTTTATTATAAGAAAGCTATTTGAAGAATATTCAAAAGGACTTTATTCACTAGAAGAGCTTAAGCCAATAACAAAAGAGCTAGGTTTAAAAACTTCTAATAATAAAGATATTTCAAAATCTCAACTTCATACTATGATAAAGAATCCTTTTTATTATGGAGTTATGAAAGTTAAAGGCGAGCTATATTCTCATATTCACGGAGCTATAATTTCAAAAGCTTTATTCGATAAGTGCCAGCAAGTTTTAGATAAGCAAGGCACATATAAAGGAAAGATAGATAATAAGAAGGTCAAAGAAGAATTTAGCCCATTTAAAGGGCTTGTAAGGTGTTCTTGTGGTTGTTTACTTACTCCTATTAAGAAAGTTAAGCCAAGCGGTAAAACATATATATATTTAACTTGTTCTCACGCTAAAGGAAATTGTATTCAAAAGCCTATTAGAGAAGAGGTGTTCTTAGAGCAAATAAACGATTTATTTAAATCATTTCAAATGCCCCAAGATGTATTAGATGGAATAATAGAAAGCCTTAATCAATTTCAAAACAAGCAAGAAGAATTTTCAAAACAAGCTATAAATACCTTAAGCAAAGAATATCATTCTATAGATGGAAAAATATCAAAGCTACTTGATGCATTTTCTGAAACTAATAGTATTACAACAGATATGCTAGACAAAAGGATACTAGCTTTAAATACTAGAAAGAATGAAATAGAAGACAGAATACAAGATTATACTAGTGCAGATGATGAGTCTAAAAAGACACTAGAAGGCTTAGTTTTGCTAATGTCTAAGGCTTATAGCTTATTTAATAGTTCCGAAGTGCCTAAAAAAAGGGCTATTATCAATTATTTACTTTGGAACTTGCATTTAGAACACGGAAGTCTTTGTTTTTCCATAAAAAAACCCTTCAACGAACTGAAGGATTATGAATCTTTTTCAAATGGTCGGGAAGACAGGATTTGA
- a CDS encoding ApaLI family restriction endonuclease produces the protein MNNFREKIISISQSYSDKLKEKMHNREEEMKNDNLDHYLIYQVLGISEEEGYKIDLYQNKGRFLYKYAGSFLEDITIECFKEKFRDAKEKEKVENNQGNRPKKFEIDCLVDNHAYEIKWRDATTDGDHITKEHTRAKCIKSHGYIPIRIMFFYPNRSQAIKIQDTIKTIYTGLGGKYYFGDDAWEFIKNETGIDLKNMLIDIAQSKTI, from the coding sequence ATGAATAATTTTAGAGAAAAGATAATATCTATATCGCAATCTTATAGTGATAAGCTAAAAGAAAAAATGCATAACAGAGAAGAGGAAATGAAAAATGATAATTTAGATCATTATTTAATTTATCAAGTTTTAGGAATTTCTGAAGAAGAAGGGTATAAAATTGATTTATATCAAAATAAAGGAAGGTTTTTATACAAATATGCAGGAAGTTTCCTAGAAGACATAACAATAGAGTGTTTTAAAGAAAAGTTCAGAGATGCCAAAGAAAAAGAAAAGGTAGAAAATAATCAAGGGAATAGACCAAAAAAATTTGAAATAGATTGTCTTGTAGATAATCATGCGTATGAAATTAAGTGGAGAGATGCTACGACTGATGGAGATCATATTACAAAAGAACATACTAGGGCTAAGTGTATTAAGTCTCATGGTTATATTCCTATTAGGATTATGTTTTTTTATCCAAACAGATCTCAAGCAATAAAAATTCAAGATACAATAAAAACGATATATACTGGTTTAGGTGGTAAATATTATTTTGGAGATGATGCTTGGGAATTTATTAAAAATGAAACAGGTATTGATTTAAAAAATATGTTAATAGATATTGCTCAATCTAAAACAATTTAA
- a CDS encoding site-specific DNA-methyltransferase: MDKIEKNSIDLIYLDPPFFSQKEYKVKRDNIEYKFNDSWEDISEYIDFLEIRIKKMKDILKDTGSIFIHCDNNASHYIKVLLDNIFGYNNFRNEIIWNYKKWSNSKKGLINNHQTIFFYSKTNKYKFFKQYKGYSETTNVDQILNNRMRDKDNKVIYSEEIAKKKNGVPLGDVWDIPFLNPKAKERVNYPTQKPIHLLEKIIELCSEEGDVILDPFCGSGTTLVASKILNRNYIGIDMSQDAIDLSDKRLKNPIKTESQLCKASNNKQNSFEFKEDNNINKRNIISNLSGHIVHRNSGIDGFLNSEDGLIAIKIKDDGESFEKSFKKLEQSTEKKKIDRKAIVIIGEVENNE; the protein is encoded by the coding sequence ATGGATAAGATTGAAAAAAATTCTATAGATCTAATTTATTTAGATCCACCATTTTTTTCTCAAAAAGAATACAAGGTTAAAAGAGATAATATTGAGTATAAGTTCAATGATTCTTGGGAGGACATATCAGAATATATTGATTTTTTAGAAATTAGAATTAAAAAGATGAAAGATATATTAAAAGATACAGGTAGTATATTTATTCATTGTGATAATAATGCTTCTCACTATATAAAAGTATTATTAGATAATATATTTGGATATAATAATTTTAGGAATGAAATAATATGGAATTACAAGAAATGGTCAAATTCAAAAAAAGGACTAATAAATAATCATCAAACAATATTCTTTTATTCAAAAACAAATAAATACAAATTCTTTAAGCAATATAAGGGATATTCAGAAACTACAAATGTTGATCAAATATTAAATAATAGAATGAGAGATAAGGATAATAAAGTTATATATTCGGAGGAAATAGCAAAAAAGAAAAATGGAGTCCCTTTAGGAGATGTTTGGGATATTCCATTTCTTAACCCAAAAGCCAAAGAAAGAGTTAATTATCCAACTCAGAAGCCTATCCATTTATTAGAAAAAATAATAGAGTTATGCTCTGAAGAAGGAGATGTTATTCTTGATCCATTCTGTGGGAGTGGAACTACTTTGGTAGCATCTAAAATATTAAACAGAAATTATATAGGGATAGATATGTCTCAAGATGCAATTGATTTATCTGATAAGAGGTTAAAAAACCCTATAAAAACAGAAAGTCAGCTATGTAAGGCTTCTAATAATAAACAAAATTCTTTTGAATTTAAAGAAGATAATAATATAAATAAAAGAAATATAATAAGTAATTTATCAGGACATATAGTTCATAGGAATTCAGGTATTGATGGTTTTTTAAACTCAGAAGATGGTTTGATTGCGATTAAAATAAAAGATGATGGAGAAAGTTTCGAAAAGTCTTTTAAGAAATTAGAACAATCAACAGAGAAGAAAAAAATAGATAGAAAGGCTATAGTAATAATAGGAGAGGTTGAAAATAATGAATAA
- a CDS encoding SpoVG family protein, translating to MKITECNIDFITERSGLIGFANLIIDNSLYISSIGIHKKLSGGYRITYPQKQNHSILYPINRETSSIIETTIFNKLKESR from the coding sequence ATGAAAATAACAGAGTGTAATATAGATTTCATAACTGAAAGAAGCGGACTTATAGGCTTTGCAAATCTAATAATAGATAACAGCCTGTATATCTCATCAATAGGAATTCATAAAAAGCTTAGCGGTGGTTATAGGATAACATACCCACAAAAACAAAATCATAGCATTTTATACCCTATAAACAGAGAAACAAGCTCAATAATAGAAACAACAATATTTAACAAACTAAAGGAATCAAGATAA
- a CDS encoding RelA/SpoT domain-containing protein: protein MDYSKSKLDKIASKIRHKKDLTKAESLIFEDFRKNHSKILNSFQTLIRRKLDRPKWKTVIFAQRLKKRNTIFDKISHRHNGMDLLRMNDIAGCRLIFNNIQELNTFRQVILDTNNRSYKRCNELDKYDYIQKPRDTGYRGIHDIYEEITENNIKLKIEIQYRTKVQHYWATACEIWDSNFNKRSKFGEGNKGEKLFFKLISDFLNYSFDEEDYCPKKNLRIFKRIVKLKKSITYLTRLRTIEKIKIDKKIKKNILFNNFLLDKWSLDLKIEQIKQQKFNDKSINTYNDLEKSSEYSDIVLVMTEGKDLNRAYNNYFNDINSFLKKINTALLKIKNEYPVRFFIYSLIFCNLLERDDLKNLKRGKF from the coding sequence ATGGATTACTCTAAATCAAAATTAGATAAGATAGCTTCTAAGATAAGACATAAAAAAGATTTAACAAAAGCAGAATCTTTAATATTTGAAGATTTTCGAAAAAATCATTCTAAAATACTAAATTCCTTTCAAACTTTAATAAGACGAAAATTAGATAGACCAAAGTGGAAAACTGTTATCTTTGCTCAAAGATTAAAAAAAAGAAATACTATTTTTGATAAAATATCACATAGACATAATGGAATGGATTTGTTAAGAATGAATGATATTGCAGGTTGTAGGTTAATATTCAATAACATTCAAGAATTAAACACTTTTAGACAAGTTATACTAGACACAAACAATAGAAGCTATAAAAGATGTAATGAGTTAGATAAATATGATTATATTCAAAAGCCTAGAGATACTGGATATAGAGGAATCCATGATATTTATGAAGAAATAACAGAAAATAACATAAAGCTTAAAATTGAAATACAATATAGGACTAAAGTTCAACATTACTGGGCTACCGCTTGTGAGATTTGGGATTCAAATTTTAATAAAAGAAGTAAATTTGGAGAAGGAAATAAAGGAGAAAAGCTTTTCTTTAAATTGATTTCAGATTTTCTAAACTATTCCTTTGATGAAGAAGATTACTGCCCTAAAAAAAATCTAAGGATATTTAAAAGAATTGTAAAATTAAAAAAATCTATAACATATTTGACACGTTTAAGAACTATTGAGAAAATTAAGATTGATAAAAAAATTAAAAAAAATATATTATTTAATAATTTCTTACTAGATAAATGGTCTTTAGATTTAAAAATAGAACAAATAAAACAACAAAAATTTAATGACAAATCTATAAACACATATAATGATTTAGAAAAATCTTCCGAATATAGCGATATAGTTTTAGTTATGACCGAGGGAAAAGACCTTAATAGAGCTTACAATAACTATTTTAATGATATAAATTCCTTTTTGAAAAAAATAAATACTGCCCTATTAAAAATAAAGAATGAATATCCTGTTAGATTTTTTATCTACTCTTTAATATTTTGTAATTTACTAGAGAGAGATGACTTGAAAAATTTAAAAAGGGGAAAGTTCTAA
- a CDS encoding MBOAT family protein, which translates to MLFSSFVFIYIFLPIVGISYWISLKHKNQILSRVILVLSSLFFYSYYNPIYLPLILVSMLFNFYIGRGIGDAKSKIQKNSLFYLGIIFNLFLLGYFKYADFFIGNINAIFNSNFELLKLALPLAISFFTFQQIAYIVDSKKGITKHYNFMNYSLFVCFFPQLIAGPIVHHKEMMPQFEDKENLKINYKNVITGLFLFSIGIFKKAILADHFAQYVRTGYSAQSLDILHSWFTSLSYTFQLYFDFSGYCDMAIGIALLFNIKLPINFNSPYKSKNIQDFWNRWHITLGKFLKDYVYIPLGGNRKGSLRTYINLFLTFLLGGFWHGASWMFVIWGTFHGIAVVIHRIFSKTNIILNRFVSIIITFLFVNFTWIFFRAENMETAGKVLKGMVGIGENISNFNLCSKDHIILILSFIIIFFSKNSLKVLDENYKYNKYKLAFYIFLFLFSVKSIFVQEYQEFIYFNF; encoded by the coding sequence ATGTTGTTTTCATCATTTGTTTTTATTTATATATTTTTACCTATAGTAGGTATATCTTATTGGATATCTCTAAAACATAAGAATCAGATTTTATCAAGAGTTATCCTGGTTTTATCTAGTTTATTTTTTTATTCATACTACAATCCTATATACCTTCCTTTAATATTAGTATCTATGCTTTTTAATTTTTATATAGGTAGAGGTATAGGAGATGCGAAATCCAAAATTCAGAAAAATAGTTTATTTTATCTAGGTATAATATTTAATCTCTTTCTACTAGGATATTTCAAATATGCAGATTTCTTTATTGGCAATATAAATGCTATTTTCAATTCAAATTTTGAATTGTTAAAATTAGCATTGCCTCTCGCCATATCATTTTTTACATTCCAACAAATAGCATATATAGTAGATAGTAAAAAGGGAATAACAAAACATTATAACTTTATGAATTATTCTTTATTCGTTTGCTTTTTCCCACAATTAATAGCAGGACCAATAGTTCATCATAAGGAGATGATGCCTCAGTTTGAAGATAAAGAAAATTTAAAAATTAATTATAAAAATGTTATTACAGGTTTATTTTTGTTTTCTATAGGAATTTTTAAAAAAGCCATCTTAGCAGATCATTTTGCCCAGTACGTAAGGACAGGATATTCTGCCCAAAGTTTAGATATATTACATTCTTGGTTTACAAGCCTAAGTTATACATTCCAATTATATTTTGATTTTTCAGGATATTGTGATATGGCTATTGGAATAGCATTATTATTTAATATTAAGTTGCCAATAAATTTTAACTCCCCTTATAAATCAAAAAACATTCAGGATTTTTGGAACAGATGGCATATTACTCTTGGAAAGTTTTTAAAAGATTATGTATATATTCCGTTAGGTGGAAATAGAAAAGGATCTTTAAGGACATATATTAATCTATTTTTAACATTTTTATTAGGTGGTTTTTGGCATGGAGCCAGTTGGATGTTTGTAATATGGGGAACTTTTCATGGTATCGCGGTTGTAATTCATAGAATTTTTTCTAAAACAAATATTATTTTAAACAGATTTGTTTCAATAATAATAACATTCTTATTTGTTAATTTTACATGGATATTTTTCAGAGCAGAAAATATGGAAACTGCAGGTAAGGTTCTTAAAGGAATGGTTGGGATAGGAGAAAATATTTCGAATTTTAATCTATGTAGTAAAGACCATATTATATTAATATTATCTTTTATTATAATATTTTTTAGTAAAAATAGTTTAAAAGTATTAGATGAAAATTATAAGTATAATAAATATAAATTAGCGTTTTATATATTCTTATTTTTATTTTCAGTGAAAAGTATTTTCGTACAAGAATATCAAGAGTTTATATATTTTAATTTTTAA
- a CDS encoding transcriptional repressor, with the protein MNENAIKDLLKNIGLKITENRIIISKIILDSFDHMTVEQVLLKAKKINPSIGLATVYRTLNSLEKESLIKKHIFAKNIIAYENILEKHRHDHLIDIDNKNVIEFTNGKLEKLLNDIAKNNGYELLYHDLKLYGKKRS; encoded by the coding sequence ATGAATGAAAATGCAATTAAAGACCTACTTAAGAATATTGGCTTAAAAATAACTGAAAATAGAATCATAATATCTAAGATAATATTAGATTCTTTTGACCATATGACCGTAGAACAAGTATTACTTAAGGCGAAGAAAATAAATCCTAGTATTGGCCTGGCGACCGTATATAGAACTTTAAATTCTTTAGAGAAAGAGTCTCTTATAAAAAAACATATTTTTGCAAAAAATATCATAGCTTATGAAAATATACTGGAAAAACATAGGCATGATCATTTAATAGATATAGATAACAAAAATGTTATTGAATTTACCAATGGTAAATTAGAAAAATTACTTAATGATATAGCTAAAAATAATGGATATGAATTGCTATATCATGACCTGAAACTTTATGGGAAAAAACGTAGTTAG
- a CDS encoding flavodoxin domain-containing protein, producing the protein MSIKILYGSETGNSINLADKAAANFKAAGKEAEVLDMGQVSFDSLKGYESVIVITSTFGDGEPPFNAATLHEELKSKNGEELKDLKFAVYALGQSFYPLFAQTGVDFDEYLENNGASRIKEVFKSDDDFEETFEPWLEEVKKSI; encoded by the coding sequence ATGAGTATTAAAATATTATATGGTTCAGAAACTGGAAACTCTATTAACTTAGCTGATAAAGCTGCTGCTAATTTTAAAGCTGCTGGTAAGGAAGCTGAAGTTCTTGATATGGGACAGGTTTCTTTTGATAGTTTAAAGGGATATGAAAGTGTTATTGTTATTACTAGTACTTTTGGTGATGGAGAACCTCCGTTTAACGCTGCTACACTTCATGAAGAGTTAAAGAGTAAAAATGGAGAGGAGCTAAAAGATCTTAAGTTTGCAGTTTACGCGCTTGGACAATCTTTTTATCCACTATTTGCACAAACTGGTGTTGACTTTGACGAGTATTTAGAAAATAATGGAGCTTCAAGAATTAAGGAAGTTTTCAAGTCAGATGATGACTTTGAGGAAACGTTTGAACCTTGGTTAGAGGAAGTTAAGAAATCGATATAA
- a CDS encoding DUF397 domain-containing protein — MGSSQNSTNSFKTSSFCSEDCCCVGVKKDGETFVVTNTTGGQPEVKFTQDEWEAFIKGVKNGEFDPEKL; from the coding sequence ATGGGAAGTTCTCAAAATTCAACTAATTCTTTTAAAACAAGTTCATTCTGTAGTGAAGATTGTTGCTGTGTTGGCGTTAAAAAAGACGGTGAGACATTCGTAGTAACCAACACTACTGGTGGACAGCCTGAAGTGAAATTCACTCAGGATGAATGGGAAGCCTTTATCAAAGGTGTTAAGAACGGAGAGTTTGATCCTGAAAAACTTTAA